GGGAGATTTAAAGTGctatttttttcaacttttatggtttaaaatgtgatttttcCTTTTAATAACTCTTATAAATACTCGCTGCTTGTATTTAGGCCACATGGACAAAAGAGTTAGGCAATAATAGAGCATGCAGCCACATAATGCAGCCACATAAATGCGATTTTTACCTAATTTTCTTcgtataaaatatgattgatttgtgtatatgttataaaataaaatcgtCACGTAGAGATTACTGTCCCATTGTTCCATATCTTTGTTACGTCACAAACGAAGCCCTTTGAATCCTAAATAGTTGAAAGGTGAAGGCAAATGCATGCCAATAAGCcacacattatatatttatatatcgaTTATTATCCTTGTTCGAAAACGCGGACTTGGCGGCCGAGTTCTCGGCATGGAGGCGCTTGGCGGTTACTTACCGTCGCGTTTAGATCCTATGCGCTCGAAAACTCGGAGCTGacgaaaaaaaatcaaaatttctttcttttcgtGATTAAAATCAATTGTTATGTTAAATATCCatcatattttgatataaacGCCAGTTAGAACAagaaatttgattaaaaaagtaATGTAAACTGAAGAGCGGCGGTTTAGGGTTCGCAGGAATTCTAATTttaaaggaagaagatgagggTATATATGTAATTGTGCTTGATTAATGTGAaaaatgaagagaaaaaaaacttcaatccGAGGGCATCAATTTCGTTACCTGCAGACACAACAAACGTGTCAAAGACCACTACACTATGTTGTTTTTACATCATGCTTTCACGTGTATTATATTTATCTGTATatctattattaaaaatatataaaaactaggCTTCGCGTATACCCCGCTTAGTCCCGATTTTTTGATAACTCGCTAGGCCCGGCATCACcgtccgactagcgcctagcgtagttTCGAACAAGGattattatacataaaattcACCTATATAGCTATAATATGCGACATAATATTGGAATGGTAGTTGATGGGCCAGTGCCACTTCATGTACATGTACGTAAGAATCTATCCACGTTATATTAAGTATTAAACCATGATTAACCCCAGTCTCTTAACTGAAATTTTTAACTTCGGTTAAGAGatggttcttagcttttcttagattttaattaagaaaagctaagaatcgtctcttaaataagagatataagagacgACTCTTatcccgaaaaaaaaaaaaaaatttatcaaataatgAGTTAAGAACTCCGGCTAAGACACCAGGATTAATCATGCTATTAGTATCGTATTATAATATTCATTTGATTAATAAACTTTTAGAGGTTCTAACAGAGTTGATGCTGAGAATTAAAATAGTCATTACATAATTTAGTGGAAAGACAGAGACATTCGTTCTCTCGAGATAtgactagaaaaaaaaatcaaagattttAACTGTTTCACAATTGTTTTATCTGTActtttttgggtaaaatgttaaattattataccaaagttttcaattttttacagaaataaaaatcaaagatTTTAACTGTTTCACAATTGTTTTATCTGtactttttttggtaaaatgttaaattattataccaaagttttcaattttttagagaaataaaaaGCAAACTAGTAGCAGAAATACGAGAATAAACTAAACAGAAGGGATCTAAGCAACGAAATAACAAAATGAAGCAAAGGAGAAGCTGACTTAGAACGATACTTTAACTTTAGCGCGAAGGATCAAGAAGCGAGTCGATAACAGAGAGAGCTTCCAGTCGCCGCGAGCTAACAGAGAGAAAGGCACCCCAAACCTTGAAACACACGGCTCCTACATCTTCTGGAGAACTCAAACGCCACCAACTGCCCAAAGAATCACAAACCGAACTCGCTAGCTAATCCAAGAGACAACTATCCGGCAGCACGAAGAGGATCTTGTAACCGACGATGTCGTCGTTCGAAGAAGGGTGCTGAAGATTGCTGCCTCCAACTCACCAACCCGTGACCGTGTACACCCGTTGAACCCAAGACTCATATAGAGCAGTGGGACTGGCCCGAAACACCTCTTCCTGAGAGACACCACCAAGCACACTAGAAAGCCGGAGTCAAATTAAAGCCTATCCATTGCCTTCTAACCCAAACAACTCCACAAGCTAACCCGAGACCGAGAACCCGAGAGGGTAGAGAGCCGACGACCGCCATCGCCAAGCCCCCACAACTTTATTAGGTGAGGTGAGAGAAACCCGAGGCCACACCACCGGACCTGCACACAAACGAAGACAAGAACAACCGCAACAACCCAGATCCGAAGGTCGGACAGAGCAAACAAAAGTTCTGACTAACACGCGGCCACCAGAGACACCGGAGAACAAGCTTACCGGCCATAGCTCCGGACTAGCTCTCACGCGCCGTTACCAAAAGGACACCCAATAACTCGAGAGTGAACAGAAACAAGAATCCCGCCACAAAGCTCCTAGTCAAAGCCTACCACGAACCAATCCCGGACGAAATCCGAGAGAACCGACGTCACACGCGCCACTACTCACCCGAGAGCACACACCAAGCAACACAAAATCACCGGAACTCCAAGGACGAAACCAAAGGTCTAAGCCATAGGAAAGACAGACGCTGTCCTCACTCGCATGGACTCGCCGCCGGAGACCCTAGATCTGAAACCCAGATTCCGGATCTGAGCAAAGGTGGAGCTCCCCCTGCCGCAAAGAGAAGAGAATACGAAGGAAACAAGGACATATGAAACACACGAGAGGAAAGAGGGGGAGAAAAGAGGAGATCCAGCGACCGCGAACGGCAGAGCGGCCACCGGAAAAGCAAGAGAGCTTTGTTACGTGaaggttggagaagagagagggagGAGAGAGGGGGAGAGAGGGGAATAGTAGTGTGAGAAAAATGTTTTCTTCTTGTATTTTTATCTCAACTTTACTCTCTTTATATGGAAATTCCTAAATTAAGATCAACCTAAGTTTATAATAACTTAGAAAAAGTATAACAAGGAAAGATATGGCCAATTTCAAAAAGATGAAAATGAAAGCTAAGAAAGATAcgtaaatatatgttttgatggGGAGAAAAACTAGGATATCCCACTTCCATTTGTCCATATTTagataacaatttttatttatggataAACATTGACCGCGTTCGTTAAAGACCACacctaggcctgggcatttcgggtatcggttcggttcggttcgggtatttcgggtttcggatagttcggataggggctagaggatccatttagtactcgacctattttcggttcggttcggttcggatagtttcgggttcggttcggttcggatagtaaatgtaggaaccggaaaatatccataaaaagttcggttctcatttggatccggttcgggttcggatagttcgggtagtttggataatttggataaaatattggttatttaaggtaaaatatcaaataattaggatgatttagataaaaaatttggatatttcggattactttggatatttcggataaaaatatccggatagtttcggatactttcgggtagtttggatactttataataatttagttatcctcaactattttcaaatatttttaatagaattttaaattaaaaatatatatttagtgatgttatatgtatatataattaatgtttttatatattcgggtacccgttcggttctcggttcggttccggttcggttcggttatttcggatataaaaatataggaaccgttcgggtatttgagggtattggtccggttccggtttcgggtatttcggttcggttccggttcggttcttcggttccggttattttgcccaggcctaaCCACACCCATGAAGAACCATGTTAATTAACAGGGTCTATTACAGgtcatataaattttttttactataataCAAATATGTATAGGGAtcatttaaatattcaaaactaaaaatatgaaatttgtttttgtagttttagtgggaaaaccaaattttatgattttggcaGGAAATCTGTTTTGCGGTTTTAACCAAAAATTTGTTTGGTGGAAAATTTCGATTTTGCGATATTGGTAGGAAAGTTCTATTTTACGATTTTGGTGAAAAATTTTGGTTTAACAGTAAAATAGTTTTTGTcgaaaaaattttgatttcgtgattttggcaaaaaaaaacttgattttgcggttttagcgaaaatataatattatgatttttgtgaaaaaattgttttacgGGGGTCTAGGCGAAAAattgttttgcggttttggtttcttaaaactcttattttctcaaatttgatttaattcaagactgtttgttttaaattattggaCGGACCATTTTTATATAACTCAAACCACTGAAGTCTACAGTCTGAATGGTCTGTGACTTTTGTTCAATTATAGCACGCGGTCTAAATGGATGTGACTAAATTAGGTCTATTTATATCCGGACATGAACGGCTCATGGTAGCCATCCATTTGACTGccatactaaaaaaaaaagagttgtttcatttcatatcatttttttcGTGACTTTAGTCTATTTGTGGACAATTTAATTCACTTTTAATCACAGAGCATATGTTGTTCGAATAAAATCTCTTAAATCCACaacttaattaaaattttgcGATCCGTGAAATTCAAGTTCAACACCAAGGTTTATTTCCTCCAGTTATATATTCAAACTTTGGAAAAATTTATCCCAAGTCTTTCCCAAACTATACAACAatataactaattataaatGCAGGTATGATGAACTTTCAAATTTACTAAAAGAAGGATATGGTCAATTTCTCACATAAAGGCAAACAAAGAGATTATGGAGACATGAAGTTATAATCACATTTTAGTGtgtaaaaaatcatataaactcTTTAGTGTAGAGTGAGTAGTCATATAAATCAAAGAGTTGGGGAAGCAGAAGAGATCATCTCAAGAAGCTGATGATGTAAACTTCCGTTGCTAACCACAACACCACCCGCCGGAAAAATGATCCTCCTTTCAGATTGATCTTCCTCCAGATTTATATCAACTCCTTCCCAATCTGTTACCTGAGAGACAAAGAGACACTATTATGTCTCCAGAACTTAAAGACAAacgatgctttttttttttactttgtcaAGAATCATTCACTAACCTTTCCTCCGGCTTCATGAACGCATATGATCCCAACAGCATGATCCCAACACTACATGTTTTAAGAGTGAAACAAATAAGAAGAACCAAGATTTAACTGTGCCTGTGCGTGGATATGTATCAAACATACTGAGTACCTTTATCGTTCGCTCAGTGCTTGCTCGGAGAAGAAACACCGATGCTCTACCAGAAGCTATCATCAAGTACTTGCACAAACTGTACAAAGAGACAAGAAAAAAACTGATCTAAGTACCTTGCATGCAAGTGCTAAGTTTGTCAAATATTTGTTGACGAACAGTTTTTGAAGAACACTTTCAAAACATTCAAAAACCGGtcatcttataaaaaaaattgttaattcGAATAAATTCActcattaaaagaaaaaaaaagagagagagagagatagtgaGTGGATGGATGGATACCTTCCACAACATGTCGGCAAAAGCCGAATCTCATTACCATGCAAGTCACCTGAATCTATTTTTTTGTCGAACAGACCAGAGAGTGGAAGTGATTCCCAGGGTTGGCTATCTTGAATACAAAACCGAGCCTTGTTCACTAAACCACATGCATCAACAAAACGCCTTGTCCAATCACAGGTTACTTGTAAACTTTTGGTCCACGTTCCACAGCCAATATGAGAGAGCATTAAAGTACCGGTGGTTCCATCAGAAGAGTCACCAGGCCAGTTTGGACAGCCCATGACCCCTAGCACAATTTCATTATCTACAACAAGGGCCAATCCTACCTGAGATTTGTTGTATATAGAATAtcagaaacatgtaaatatattgATTGTATCCTTGTTCATGGCTCAGAACTTTTAgtagtgttttttttatatatcagtAACTCTTAAAAGAACCATTTTTGAAACAGTGAAAGGAAATGAGAATCGCAGGCTAAAGAGACATACCACATATAAAGCATCATCTCCTTTAAGGAACCCTCTAGTGCCATCTATTGGATCCAAAACCTGCACAACATCAACATTCATAGTATTAATTAGTGAGCTGAGTGCATCATTTTCCATATTAGTTTGCAATAAATCAAATCTAGAGTATCACTCTTCTCTCATTCCAAAATTTGCAAGCTTTAGGATGACAATCTATATAGATAGCGGATAGAAAACTATATGTAACATATGAAACTTGGGAGTAAAGTCCTTTGTatcattataaaaatgaaacatTACCCAATAAGTAGCAGGTTTGTTGCAAAAAGTATAAGCATCTTTGCCACCTCTGTCAATAGCTTCTAGTACATCAGCATCAGATAAGCGATCATCTCCAACGCTAGCTTTAGCGATGACTTCACTAACAACAGAGCTCACAAGATTGTTCTCACGCAAAAAAAGAGAGTCTTCTTCAGCGACCAAAGGTATTGAAGGAAACAGTTTCGATAGCTCTgcaaatcagacataaaaaaaaaaaaaaaagtgtcggAATCTCGACAACATCACCCTTTAGTTCTGTGATAAAGAAAAgtctaattctttttttattgttcTTACCTAAGCTGACTAGAGCTTGCACTCCGAAGTCTGCAATGGTAACTGGTGTTTGGTCATTCTTCTCGAGAATCTTGTCTTTGGAAGAGAAAAGCGATCTCTTTACATCGACACAGAGGCGGCAAGCTCTGTCAACAGCATCAATAGCGGCTTCGAGCTCTCTGTGATACTTAGCTTGATGCTTCGGAAACGGGAGATTAGCCCTGTGAGACACACTCAAAGACGAAAACCATTCGTGTTGGGAGAAGTAGAAGCAGATGGAGGAATCCGATTTGAAGATACCTTACTATGAAGTATCTGCTGCGGGGAGGATTTAATACCGGTGAGAATCTAACGGCGGAGAAACGAGCTCCGGTGTCGAGAATGTGCATCGCGGCTGATGCTGAACCGGTTCTGATTTGATAAAATGAGCGGTTCTAGGTTCGTTATCGAGTGTGTGAATGATTTTTAGTGATGTGTATAAAAGATAAATGGGCtctaattgttattttttgttgGGTTcagattaattaataaaaatagacTTCTAATTAAAAATCAAACGTTGGCCTAAAATGAATACGGAAACCAAGCAAGCCAACTCATGAGGTATTTGAAGCCCAATAACTTAAATCCCACACATAAAATACGTAGAGCGCCACGTGGGGATAGTACACTTAAAAAAGGAACTAAACAGAACATGTTATAAAAGAGATGCTATGTAAGCTTATTATTACTCATGACCAGAAGTCTatatttatacaagtattagaccGTCTTATTTAGACCGTCAtaagagaaaatgaaatcatattCCTGATAGGAATAGGAAATAGCACTTATCCTAAATACATATGGAAAAGGATAAACATCAAGTATAAATACATGTAAATTTTCATTCGCCTAAGTCATTAGCGAATGAGCCGGATGGATAGCTTATGGGCCGGACAGTTTGGGCCTGATATGGGTCGATCACcacttggtttataacactcccccttgatcgacacatccggttCAGGGCTTGTAACATGCTTAATGTTGCATCATTAAAACCTTTccagaaaacccagtgggacaaaatcatggataaagaaaaagagtacaacacatgaactccccctgACTTGTACCCCCGTGTATGTTCTTCAAGTTTGCGCATGGACAATTTGATAGTTTAGCTTCATGGGCGCCAAGTCTTGAACTGGTCCTTTAATTGGCACGTCCCAAACTGATAGATAAATTTCATGGACGTGTGCTTGGTGTAGACATGGTGAAGAAGTCGGCTGACATATCATATGACTGAACTTGTAGTCCTTTGAGCTTCTTAAACGTTGATGTAGGAATAGCTCTTGCCGAATTGTAACTTGAGTTATCTTGTAACTCTCATATCTTCTGGAACTTCATTAAGACATGGTCAAGACGTGCATCTTTGCAGCTGACCACTCTATGTCCTGGTCGGACGGATGGCACTCGACCAGTACTCGGATGGACCTCTAATCTGCGATCAAACTTTACTCGCAAGTCCTCTCATGTCCCACGGATCCTCTAGTCACATGGCTTTGCCATACCGTGgacactttaatatatatattgagtcatcgacccaAAACACATACGGATTTCTCACGGACATGCCTTCGTCCATTCAGACATACATCACCCGTATGTGCTAATGGCTTATCCATTATAACCGATCTTTCTTCATtggtcgatcgatgttgagatatagaccttgtctatacTCGTCCATACCCCATGAGTGTCTAAGGTCATATCATTAATAATCATTGCTGCAATGAGTTTTATAATCTCATCAAACTATGGATCTGCAGTCAAATACACTCAAGGACCTTTAtacatggttatcgatctttCTTGCCTTCAGCAATGCCATATCCATTTGACCTCGACCAGACATACTTCTGGTCACTCTATTGGACCATTATGGTTTCCTTTTATCCACTGATATAAACATAATGGCTTGTGCTTACATTGCAGTCTCATACTATAATCTTATTACTTGAAAAACATCGCAGTCCACACTTTCTTTGATGGCATCTCATGACCTACTTGCAGTGCTGATTTATTATAAACACAAgggatttcttttataaaaatctatGGACTGATTTGGATTGTTCTTTATCGAACTCCTTCACTAAGTTTTACTTAGTCTTATCATATTCAATGCAGCTGCTTTTGCttcagtccatgaacagcttaggaacaatgcTGTTATTTGAGaacttcttttctcatctttttggtacctttattttctttatccagtgatcaatatactgcttactacatcattatttcttttgtttccagaCTTCATCAATTTCGAGTTtgtgtagtagcatccaccacataggagcatatttccttataatctgttcctttggtctctatgagtatccttgtgtaacaagtCATTCTTTGAATGATGTAAGTAGTAATGTGAACGACCTCTTGATTACTTGGTCACGTTCCACATCTCATGATTTTCTTTCCCTCATAAGACccatttcttctttaaactctttaaacctcaagttttcttttaatctgatctttattctttatgagtactcttacgtggtttcatgatcctcgctttatATCTTTAAACTCAAGTGCTACTTTCTTTTATGAGCTCTCTTATATGTAAATACATCATTGGTGTTAACACTCTTATGTAGTTCCAtagtgttccagacatgatctaatagatttgagatcttattatccaggacctttactaccttgcagtttggcgtcccaaactacatggtttggtaccttagatgtttagctgGCCAGCCTTATCTCTCTATCTGGACTGGTTTCCTTTGAACTCGGATTTGtatcattctatgcacctttcatttctttccgaggtttcttatcttttggaacttattggtctatcttgtatagacactgtagcaacttgattgtgtctcttaggacatcaaattcgtggtgctaagctggtatgacttattcttttcttttcgggtcaatgtgtctggcatCTAGTTCTGCTAGCTTTTGTATCATTTGATCACATTCTTTGGAcgttttaaatcatattttctagtccaaggatcttgccaagacaatgatggtaaataccattctatttctcttattctcttttaccagcttatttCTTTCTCCCCCtgatgttggatagtcggattcatcAGTCATGCGATCCGTATACCTGGCCATAAtttgatcacccatatttggcacAAGGTCTCTTAAAAAACGTGGGAGAAAGACATGttcctatccaacatatattcccaatctttttctcatcctcttctgaggtttcatcctagacggcacatatgtatatggtggtttattcaaaatttctTAGGATggtatatgtctggtttatgacccgtattcattctGAGATGGGattatctatgctcacttatatggcctgatgcatataaCCTTACACATGTAAATCCTTGTGTCCCCAAGCATTAGGTAGTGGTCTTTGTAGTATAAAGAATTCGGCCAAGTCTTACTATGGTCATAGACCATGTCACACGGAATTTGTAGTATGTTCATGGATCACAGTTTGTCCTCACtccccctcatggacatactataatcaCGTGGTACTTGGAACAATagagcctaatgagtttcccttgtgtacatgttacacaacgtgagattttatgggataactctttgtgcttTTTGCAATATGTGCATCAATTTTTAAAGACCTGCATGGCTAATCCAGtcatgccataaagtgtataaaatTTTGTGGGTATATAGGTTACCATGGCTTTGgcctttatcatactgatccttggcatagtctagatcagTATAGTATGTaggtatagtcttgaccactttcttATAAG
This genomic stretch from Brassica napus cultivar Da-Ae chromosome C9, Da-Ae, whole genome shotgun sequence harbors:
- the LOC106376391 gene encoding putative PAP-specific phosphatase, mitochondrial isoform X1, coding for MHILDTGARFSAVRFSPVLNPPRSRYFIVRANLPFPKHQAKYHRELEAAIDAVDRACRLCVDVKRSLFSSKDKILEKNDQTPVTIADFGVQALVSLELSKLFPSIPLVAEEDSLFLRENNLVSSVVSEVIAKASVGDDRLSDADVLEAIDRGGKDAYTFCNKPATYWVLDPIDGTRGFLKGDDALYVVGLALVVDNEIVLGVMGCPNWPGDSSDGTTGTLMLSHIGCGTWTKSLQVTCDWTRRFVDACGLVNKARFCIQDSQPWESLPLSGLFDKKIDSGDLHGNEIRLLPTCCGSLCKYLMIASGRASVFLLRASTERTIKCWDHAVGIICVHEAGGKVTDWEGVDINLEEDQSERRIIFPAGGVVVSNGSLHHQLLEMISSASPTL
- the LOC106376391 gene encoding putative PAP-specific phosphatase, mitochondrial isoform X2, with product MHILDTGARFSAVRFSPVLNPPRSRYFIVRANLPFPKHQAKYHRELEAAIDAVDRACRLCVDVKRSLFSSKDKILEKNDQTPVTIADFGVQALVSLELSKLFPSIPLVAEEDSLFLRENNLVSSVVSEVIAKASVGDDRLSDADVLEAIDRGGKDAYTFCNKPATYWVLDPIDGTRGFLKGDDALYVVGLALVVDNEIVLGVMGCPNWPGDSSDGTTVNKARFCIQDSQPWESLPLSGLFDKKIDSGDLHGNEIRLLPTCCGSLCKYLMIASGRASVFLLRASTERTIKCWDHAVGIICVHEAGGKVTDWEGVDINLEEDQSERRIIFPAGGVVVSNGSLHHQLLEMISSASPTL